A window of Mucilaginibacter robiniae genomic DNA:
ATGTTATGTTTCACGAAATTTGGTTGGATAAGCCGGAACGTGCGGCACAGCAGTTGGTGATGCATGCGCAGAAGCTGATTATTTATATGGGTTTAGCGCAGTTAAAACCAAAACTAGTAACAGTAACGCTACCCTACAATCAGGCACGTTTACAGGCTATAGGCATTCAGGCTGAAATATCAGGCTTGTTTGGTAACATTGATAAAAGTTCTACTGAACAATTGCCGGCTTGCTTTAGTAAAGCAGCTGCGTATTCCGAAAAAGTACTTTACTTCGGTGGACCACCTCGAGGCACTTTTTTGCGGCAGGTGCTTGATGGCTTAGAACAATTTTGTAAAAGCCATTTGGGTAAAGTAAGTATCGTAATTGTGCGGGAAGGCTCGGCCGAGAAGCAACAGTTTATCGAAACGCTGAATAAAAGATTAGGATTATATGGCGCAGCGGTAATTGATTGCGGTTTTTTAGAACCTAATGAGTTGAGTACCGTATTAAGCAACTGTACAGTAGGTGTGGTACGTTCCGAACCTTACTTAATAGGTAAAAGTGGTGCTGCTATTGCTATGCTGGAACACGGAACTCCACTATGGCTGCCTAAGTGGGATGGCAAAGCACCTGCTGATTATCACTTTCGTTCTCATTTAATATTCTCGGAGTTACAAGAAGCAAATGCCTATCCGGCACAGTCCGAATATCAGCCTTTGTTACCTGAAATTGCCGAAAAGTTTATAACTCAACTAAATAATAGATAATTGTATATGCCGCAAACTGTTTACACTTTGCTTTGCGAGCGCGATGTACCTATGGCAACGGTAACGCTGCCTAAAATTTTGCGCTTCTTGCAACCCAATCAGCCGCTGGTGATTATTGATGATGGATCAATAACCGATAAAGGCACAGAAATGTTGTTGCAGTTATCGCCGGCTATACAGGTAATCAAGCGTAAAGAAAGGGAGGAACAGGTGTTGGATATGATTAGCCAGTATCCGGGTTGCCGCAAGTATCGTGATGAGTACGGCCCGGCGTTAAAGCTGATTGATATTCCTTTGCTGGCTCGTACAGCCAGCCCGAGGTTTACCTATACTGATTCAGACATTATTTACATTAAAAATTGTGAAGCCTACTTCGGGCAACAACAAAATACTTACCTGCGAACGGATGCTATAAAATTATCAGTTAAGTTATCAAACGTGTTTTTCAAATATCGGTGGCCTATACCTTATAAGTTTAACTCAGGATATTTTAGTTATGATACCCAAAAGTACGATCTGGATGTTATAGAATACTTTGTAACTCGGCCCGATGTGCGGAACAATAAGTGGGTGCATGAGCAAACCTGCTGGGCACTAATGTTTGGCAAATCAGGTCCGTCTTACAGCCCTGATGAAACACAGTTTGTCTGTCGCGAAAACTTAATCAGTCCGCAGCCGGAAACACGGGCTATACACTTAATCGGTAAGCTAAAAGGCAAACTGCATGATTGGTCGGCAGAGCATTATGAAGTTAGTGGCAATTCGGCTCAGCCACGATTCAACCTGTCAAGAAATGTTAATGTGATAGATTGGGCACAAAAATCTGCCCGAAGATTTTTACCCATCAAATGAAGATACTTTTCATTACCCATAAGTTTTATCCGGATATTGGTGGTATTGAAGTTAACTCAGAAATTCTGGCTTTAGCTTTTCACCAAGCTGGACATGAAGTCAGGATGCTGACCTGGACTAGCAGTACAGGTACTAAAACCTTTCCGTTTACCGTAATTAGGCAGCCCAGCAAAACGGTATTGTGGCAGGAGCACCGCCGGGCAGATTTAGTTTATGAAAATAATCCAGCTTTACAGCTCTCGTGGCCAGCACTATTCTTCAACAAACCTCATGTTATTGCCTTACGTACCTGGATTAACCGTATGGATGGCCGCATGGGCTGGCAAGATAAGCTCAAGCTATTTTGGTTGAAAAGAGCTACAGCCATTATTGCCGTAAGTGAAGCGGTACGTAAACGTTGCTGGGCAAATGCAACTGTTATTGGTAATCCTTACCGTAACCAACTGTTCCGGAAATTGCCAAGTGCTATTCGAGATAAAGATTTTGTGTTTATGGGGCGTTTGGTATCTGATAAAGGAGCCGATATAGCCATTAAAGCCTTGCACAAATTAAAAACAACTGAGCCAAACCGGCTACTAACGCTGACTATTGTAGGCAGCGGACCTGATTTATCTAAGCTGGAAAACCTGGTTGATAAGCTGGGGCTTAGTAACCAGGTTACCTTTACCGGCGCTTTGAGCGGTGAGGATTTAGTAGCGTGTTTAAACCGCCATCGGTTTCTGCTGGTACCCTCTACTTGGGAGGAGCCTTTCGGTAACGTAGCTCTGGAAGGCATGGCATGCGGCTGTCTGCCTATCGTGTCTGATGGCGGGGGCTTGCCCGATGCAGTAGGTAAAGCTGGGCTAGTGATATCCCGCAATAATGTAGTCGCATTGGCGGCCGGCATACAAAATATATTGGATCATCCAGAACTGGAACAACAGTTTCGCCAAGCATCTGATCCTCATTTGGTCATGCATCATCCACAAAATGTAGCAGCGCAGTATTTAAAGGTAATTGAGCAAGCCAGTACTAAATCATAAATTGATGACGAAAGTAGTTTTATTACATCCTACCGGGAACGCCAACGTTCGTGCTACGGCTTACGGCTTGCACAATGCCCATCTGCTTGAACAGTTTTTTACTGCTATAGCTTCATTCCCGGGCGATTGGCTGGATAAATTAAGTGGCTTACCTGGGTTGGGTGAAGTTAAACGTCGTCAGTACAGTCCAGAGATAAAATCGCTTACGCGATATTCACCATGGTATGAACTAAGCCGACTTTTAGCTTTGAAGTTGAAAATGAAAAGCTTGGTTCAGCATGAAACCGGCGTATTTTCTGTAGATAGTGTTTACCAGCATCATGATCAATGGGTGGCTTCCAAGTTAAAGAGCTTTACTGGCAAAGCCGAAAATACGGCAGTATATGCTTATGAAGATGGTGCCCGTTTTTCTTTTCAGAAAGCAAAGCAATTGAATATACCTTGTTATTATGATTTGCCCATTGGCTACTGGCGTGCAGCCAGACGCTTGTTGCAAGCCGAAATAGAAAAATGGCCCGATTGGACATCTACCTTAACCGGCTTTAAAGATTCAGCAACTAAGCTGGGCTATAAAGATGAAGAACTACATCTGGCCGATCACATTTTTGTAGCCAGTAGCTTTACCGCAAAAACCCTGCAAGATTTTCCTGGCAAATTAGCTCCGATAACTGTAGTGCCTTACGGCTTTCCGCCGGTATGTGAAAAACGAGAATACGCCAGTCAGCATGGGCCTTTGCGCCTATTGTTTGTTGGTGGGTTATCGCAACGCAAAGGCATAGCTAACTTATTTGAGGCGGTAAAAGCATTTGGTACACATGTGGAACTAACCGTAGTGGGCCGTAAAGCCAGTAACAACTGTGCAGCCTTAGATGAAGCATTAGCCCAGCACCGGTGGATACCCAGTTTGCCCCATGCCGAAATATTAAAGCTGATGCAAACGCAGGATGTATTTGTTTTTCCATCCTTATTTGAAGGTTTCGGGCTGGTGATAACCGAAGCCATGTCTCAAGGTACGCCCGTTATTACTACCGATCGTACTGCCGGGCCTGATGTAATTACTCATGCCGAAGATGGCTGGCTGGTAGAAGCCGGCTCAACTGAAGCGTTACAGCAAGCTATAGAACAGCTGCTGCTAAACCGAAACTTGATTGCCGATGCAGGTAGGGCTGCTATGGAAAGAGCCCGGCAAAGACCTTGGTCTGTTTACGGCCAGGAGTTAGCTGCCCGCATCGAAGCTATATCAAAAGGTACCATAACGGGTAACTTATAAGTGAAACTATACGTTAAATTGCAAACAGTTCACCTGTAAATATGACCGCAGCCAGTATTGACAACTCCACAGGCTATGAACTAAGCCCTATACGCAATAAAAAAAAGCCCGCGCGTAAAATTGTTAAGAAGAAAGATCCGCATCAATCACTTAAAAACGCGATATGGATATATTTTTTATTGCTGATTTTTGAAGGAGCTTTGCGTAAGTGGTTTTTACCAGCATTGGCAACACCACTTTTATTAGTTAGAGACCCAATTGCTATGTGGGCTATGTATAAGGCATCAAGTCTGAAGATATTCCCGCGCAATAATTACATACCTGTAATAGTTACAGTGGGTGTAATCAGCATTTTTACAGCAGTTGCTACAGGTCATGGAAATATACTGGTAGCTTTCTATGGAGCCAGACCCTTCTTATTCTATGTGCCATTCATGTTTATTATGGAGCGGATTTTAGTACGGGAAGATATAATCAAGATAGGCAAAGTAACTCTATGGTTATCCATTATGATGACGGTATTAATTGCTTTGCAATTTTACAGTCCGCAAAGTGCATGGGTGAATCGTGGAGTAGGTGGAGATGAAGCGGGTGCCGGGTTTAGTGGTGCTTTAGGCTACCAACGCCCACCAGGTACTTTTTCATTCACCAATGGAACTACGCTTTTTTATAGCTTTTTAAGTGGCTATGTGCTTTATTTCTGGCTCAATCCTGATAGCGTAAACAGATGGTTGTTGCTGGCTTCTACAGGAGCATTGCTGGCTTCTATACCACTTTCTATCAGTCGTACCTTAATGTTTTCAGTAGGGGTTACTGTAGTATTTATTGTATTAGCTATTGCCCGAAAGCCCAAATATATTGGTAAAATGATGGGTGCCAGTGTGGGGTTAGTCATTGTTATTATGGCGCTCAGTCAAACTGAATTCTTTAATACAGCTATGCGGGCACTTACCGCACGTATTGAAACCGCAAACGAACAATCAGAGGGTGGCGATTTACAAAGCTCTATAGTTGACCGGTATCTGGGAGGTATTACTGTGCCTTTCAGGCATATAGGCGATATGCCCTTTTTAGGGTATGGCTCAGGTATGTTAACATCGGTAGGGTCTAAGCTATTATCGGGTAAAGTTGTATCCGGAATATCAGAAGGGGAGTTTGCCAGATTGATGTCTGAGTTAGGGTTAGTAATGGGGATAATTATCATTATTGCCAGAACCGGTATTTTGATCGATATAATCAAAAAGTCGTACCAGAAGCTAAAAGCCGGCGACCTACTACCTTGGGCATTACTCAGTTTTGCTGTATTACAGGGGCCTCAGTGTAATTGGGCACAACCTACCTCATTAGGTTTTAGTGTGTTTGGTGTCGGGCTAGCGCTGGCAGCTTGTAAAAAACGATATAAAAGAAAGCCCGTAACTATCGCTTAATAACAACCTTAAGATTTCACTTACACATATGCGCATTATCTTTTTTACTCATCCTCCTTTTCTGGGTTCGCAAAGCATGCCCAGGTTTGCCCGGATGTTGGCAGAAGGTATGCAAAATCGTGGACATGAAACTGAGGTATGGACGCCTGAAGCTAAGTTTTATCTTTTACCCGTTCCGCAAATGTTTAAAAAATGGATGGGCTATATCGATCAATATTTGGTTTTTCCGGCACAGGTACGCAAACGAATGGCGCAGTATGGCAACAATACCTTGTTCGTTTTTACCGATCAGGCTTTAGGCCCCTGGGTACCCCTGGTAGCTAAACGACCACATGTAATTCATTGCCATGATTTTTTAGCACAGCAATCCGCTTTGGGACAAATTTCTGAAAATCCAACCAGCCGTAGTGGGCAACAGTACCAGGCTTACATTCGTTCCGGTTACCAGCAAGGTAAAAACTTTATCTCCGTATCTCATAAAACACAGCAGGATTTACACCAATTTTTAGGTCAGATACCGCCTAAATCATTAATGGTTTATAATGGCTTAAATCAAAAATTTATAGCAGGCAACACCTTATCAGCTAGAAAAAACTTGAGTGCCCAATTAAGCCTTGATTTAAATAATGGTTACTTGCTACATGTTGGTGGGAACCAATGGTACAAAAACCGTACTGGGGTAATTGAAATTTATAATGAATGGCGCAAAACAGCAGCCCAGTCTTTACCGCTGCTCATGATAGGAGCCGTACCCGATGCTAAATTAACAACACAATACGAAAGTTCTCCGTATAAAGAAGATATCCACCTGGTAAGTGGTAAAAGTGACGATGTAGTTAAACTCGCCTATCAAGGAGCTGCTGTATTTCTTTTTCCATCACTGGCCGAAGGTTTTGGATGGCCAATAGCAGAAGCAATGGCTTCAGGATGCCCGGTAATTACCACAGGCGAAGCGCCCATGACCGAAGTAGGCGGTGAGGTGGCCTTCTACATACCCCGGCGCCCGCAAACAGGAGCAGAAGTACAAGCATGGGCACAAGATGCCGCAACTCAGGTAAGCCGCATTCTGGCTTTTCCTGCTGCCGATCGGGAGCAGCAGGTTGCTAAAGGTTTAATTAATGCAGCCAGATTTAATGCTGATGGAACGTTGAATCGACTAGAGCACATTTACCAGGATATTTTACAAGCAGCTTTGTAACGCTGTACCAAACAAGTGTATTGTTAAAGCATGAAGATACTCCATATCGTACCCTCTTACAAACCAGCTTACATTTATGGCGGACCTATCGAGTCGGTGGCCCGGCTATGTGAAGGACTGGTAGCCGATGGCCATGAGGTACAGGTGTACACCACTACAGCCAACGGTAAAACCGAACTGGAGGTGCCCGCTGGTAAGCCGGTTAATGTGGATGGCGTACAGGTAACTTATTTTCCGCGCATTACTAAAGATCCTACCCATGTTTCTCCGGCTTTATGGAAGCAGCTGTATCAAACCGTAGCAGCATATGATGTAATTCACATTCATTCCTGGTGGAATATACTAGTTATGGTAGCTGCTAAAATAAGCTTATCCAAAAATACTAAAGTAGTAGTTGCTCCGCGTGGTATGCTTAGCCAATACATTTTTAACTCAGGTAACAGTAAAGCCAAAAAGTTGATGCATAAAGCTTTTGGCAAAAGTATTTTAGCGCAATGTTATTTTCATGCTACTTCCGGGGCCGAATACCGGGAATGCGAACAACTGATACCCGGCTGGAAAGGGTTTGAACTACCCAACATTATTGCCCTGCCAGCCACACCTGTTCAGCATCAACCTAATCGTGTATTTACTATTGTGTTTTTATCGCGGGTTCATCCTAAAAAAGGATTAGAACTCTTGTTTGAAGCCATTAGCGGATTGCATCAACCAGTTGTGTTAAGAATTGCCGGCACGGGTGATGAAGATTACATTCAACAATTGAAGCAGTTATCAAAGCAATTAAATATCAGCAACCAAATAGAATGGTTAGGCTGGAAGAACCGCGATGAAAAGTTTACTGAGTTGATGGATGCTGATCTATTCGCGTTGGTATCCTTGAATGAAAACTTTGCTAATGTGGTTGTTGAAGCTTTGCACATGGGAACAGCTGTGTTATTATCTAAAGATGTAGCCTTATCGGAGTTTGTAGCCAAAACTGAAACTGGCTGGGTAAGCCAATTGGATGTTGAATCCATCAGGAAGCAGTTAACTGCTGCTATAAATAACGTTCCCAAACGGGAGTATATACGGCAGCATGGCCGTGCAATAATTGAAAAACACTTTTCGGAAAAGCAGTTGATTAGCCAGTATGTATCAGCCTATAAAAATTTGAACTGAACAAGTATAAGCTACATTTTAAAAGAAGTCACGAGATAGACAATAGATATTTGATATTGATTTATGGAGATTGTTAAGCCGGAACTGTTACAAGCCCTTATTTTAACTAAAAACGAAGAGCCAAACATTAAGCGCGTACTGGATAAGCTTACCTGGTTGCAGAAAGTGGTAGTTGTAGATAGTGGCAGTACGGATAACACGCTCACGATTATGCAAGCCTATTCCAATGTGGAGGTGGTTTATCGCAAGTTTGATACGTTTGCTCAACAATGTAATTATGGCCTTACTTTACTAAACAGCGAATGGGTGCTGAGCCTAGATGCCGACTATGTTTTAACAGATGGCTTTATTGAAGAAACTCGCTCGTTTATCGCAACAAAAAACGATAAGGTAGCCTATCTTACCAAGTTTGAATTTCTGATTTTCGGTAAACAACTAATTAATAATAATACGACTCCGCGGCCAGTATTATTTAAACGTAATGCAGGTTCTTATTTTGATGATGGGCATGCTCATCGCCTTAAGATTGATGGGGCAGAAGGCTTTTACCACTCGAAGATTTTACATGACGATCAAAAATCGCTTAGCCGCTGGATCAGCAACCAAGATGGTTATTCTATTCGGGAGTGTAACAAGTTACTAGATAGCAGTAACCCTGATGCTAACTCTATATTAAACCGTATCCGATGTACTAAAGTACTGGCACCTTTCTTTGTGTTTTTCTATTGCTTGTTTGTGCGTGGCTTATTTTTAAGCGGCTGGGCAGGCTGGTACTATACTTTGCAGCGCACCATGGTTGAAATTTTATTTGCCTTACGGCTTATTGAAGAAGAAAACTTAAAAGGTAAGTAGTTAATCAACATGAACAATACCTTATCACGAAGCTCACGGGTCCGGCTTGACGAATTCAACCCAGCAGGTTTTAACCGTGGAGCAAGTAAATTTAAAGAGGTTACTTGGTACTTTTGTAAAATGCTGTTTTTTCTGACAGCTATGCCTTTCCCAAACGGTTTCAAAATAAGTATTTTAAAGTGGTTTGGCGCAAAAGTGGGTGCTGGAGTTATCATCAAACCCCGTGTAAATATTCATTTTCCTTGGAAACTGGAAATCGGTAACCATGTATGGATAGGGGAAGAAGCATTTATTTTAAACTTTGAGAAAGTAACTATTGGCGACCATGCCTGCCTATCTCAACGTGCATTTCTTTGTGGTGGCAATCATGATTTTCGTGATCCGGCTATGCCTTACCGCAATGGGCCCATTACATTATGTCAAGGTGTATGGATTGGTGCTGGTTGCTTTATAGCACCTAATATAACTATAGATATTGATAGTGTAATTACAGCTGGCAGCGTAGTAACACAAAATGTACAAGCCAACAGTATTTACCGAGGGAACCCAGCAGTCTTTATCAAACCCAGATGGGTAAACTGAATTTAAGTATTTTAATATATTTGATAACTCTACTAAGTATTTCTACGTATAAAAGTCATATATTTTAATTTATTTAAAATATCTAAACAGTTCTCTTGCTGATTGTAGAATTAGCATTCTCTTAGTCAGCGTTGTTTTCTCGTGTTCCCTATTTTTAGTAAGCTACCCTGAATATTTAGTTGATGAGTAATAAAAACATTCTTTTGATAAGCCAGAACTTTGCGCCTGAGCCCACTGGCATAGGCAAATATAATGGTGAAATGATAGATTGGTTGGCTGCTCATGGGCATAAATGTACGGTAATCACCACTTATCCTTATTATCCTTACTGGAAGGTACAAGCTCCATACAAAAACAGAGGATATAAAAAGGAAGTAATATCGTATCCTGAAGGAGGTGAAATTGTAATATACCGTTGTCCTGCGTACATCCCTGCAAACCCTACAGGTAAAAAGCGTATGCTTCAGGATTTGTCTTTTTGGATATTTAAATTCTGGGTGGTATTAAAGCTGATGCTTTCCTCTAAAGTTTTTGATTTAATATTAACCGTAGCACCCTCTTTTCATTTAGGCTTTTTAGGGTTAATGTTAAAAAAGCGGAATGGGGGAAAGGTACTATATCACATTCAGG
This region includes:
- a CDS encoding glycosyltransferase, coding for MRIAFLCGALEPGRDGVGDYTRRLAGELARNGHELILISLNDKYIAAEFNGVQDADGTMLQVRRVPGHTPLPKALNLVKAWLQAFNPEWVSLQFVPYSFHPKGLPFGFFRKLKAVATQAKWHVMFHEIWLDKPERAAQQLVMHAQKLIIYMGLAQLKPKLVTVTLPYNQARLQAIGIQAEISGLFGNIDKSSTEQLPACFSKAAAYSEKVLYFGGPPRGTFLRQVLDGLEQFCKSHLGKVSIVIVREGSAEKQQFIETLNKRLGLYGAAVIDCGFLEPNELSTVLSNCTVGVVRSEPYLIGKSGAAIAMLEHGTPLWLPKWDGKAPADYHFRSHLIFSELQEANAYPAQSEYQPLLPEIAEKFITQLNNR
- a CDS encoding glycosyltransferase family 4 protein, translating into MKILFITHKFYPDIGGIEVNSEILALAFHQAGHEVRMLTWTSSTGTKTFPFTVIRQPSKTVLWQEHRRADLVYENNPALQLSWPALFFNKPHVIALRTWINRMDGRMGWQDKLKLFWLKRATAIIAVSEAVRKRCWANATVIGNPYRNQLFRKLPSAIRDKDFVFMGRLVSDKGADIAIKALHKLKTTEPNRLLTLTIVGSGPDLSKLENLVDKLGLSNQVTFTGALSGEDLVACLNRHRFLLVPSTWEEPFGNVALEGMACGCLPIVSDGGGLPDAVGKAGLVISRNNVVALAAGIQNILDHPELEQQFRQASDPHLVMHHPQNVAAQYLKVIEQASTKS
- a CDS encoding glycosyltransferase family 4 protein — encoded protein: MTKVVLLHPTGNANVRATAYGLHNAHLLEQFFTAIASFPGDWLDKLSGLPGLGEVKRRQYSPEIKSLTRYSPWYELSRLLALKLKMKSLVQHETGVFSVDSVYQHHDQWVASKLKSFTGKAENTAVYAYEDGARFSFQKAKQLNIPCYYDLPIGYWRAARRLLQAEIEKWPDWTSTLTGFKDSATKLGYKDEELHLADHIFVASSFTAKTLQDFPGKLAPITVVPYGFPPVCEKREYASQHGPLRLLFVGGLSQRKGIANLFEAVKAFGTHVELTVVGRKASNNCAALDEALAQHRWIPSLPHAEILKLMQTQDVFVFPSLFEGFGLVITEAMSQGTPVITTDRTAGPDVITHAEDGWLVEAGSTEALQQAIEQLLLNRNLIADAGRAAMERARQRPWSVYGQELAARIEAISKGTITGNL
- a CDS encoding glycosyltransferase, whose amino-acid sequence is MRIIFFTHPPFLGSQSMPRFARMLAEGMQNRGHETEVWTPEAKFYLLPVPQMFKKWMGYIDQYLVFPAQVRKRMAQYGNNTLFVFTDQALGPWVPLVAKRPHVIHCHDFLAQQSALGQISENPTSRSGQQYQAYIRSGYQQGKNFISVSHKTQQDLHQFLGQIPPKSLMVYNGLNQKFIAGNTLSARKNLSAQLSLDLNNGYLLHVGGNQWYKNRTGVIEIYNEWRKTAAQSLPLLMIGAVPDAKLTTQYESSPYKEDIHLVSGKSDDVVKLAYQGAAVFLFPSLAEGFGWPIAEAMASGCPVITTGEAPMTEVGGEVAFYIPRRPQTGAEVQAWAQDAATQVSRILAFPAADREQQVAKGLINAARFNADGTLNRLEHIYQDILQAAL
- a CDS encoding XrtY-associated glycosyltransferase XYAG1, producing MKILHIVPSYKPAYIYGGPIESVARLCEGLVADGHEVQVYTTTANGKTELEVPAGKPVNVDGVQVTYFPRITKDPTHVSPALWKQLYQTVAAYDVIHIHSWWNILVMVAAKISLSKNTKVVVAPRGMLSQYIFNSGNSKAKKLMHKAFGKSILAQCYFHATSGAEYRECEQLIPGWKGFELPNIIALPATPVQHQPNRVFTIVFLSRVHPKKGLELLFEAISGLHQPVVLRIAGTGDEDYIQQLKQLSKQLNISNQIEWLGWKNRDEKFTELMDADLFALVSLNENFANVVVEALHMGTAVLLSKDVALSEFVAKTETGWVSQLDVESIRKQLTAAINNVPKREYIRQHGRAIIEKHFSEKQLISQYVSAYKNLN
- a CDS encoding glycosyltransferase family 2 protein, whose product is MEIVKPELLQALILTKNEEPNIKRVLDKLTWLQKVVVVDSGSTDNTLTIMQAYSNVEVVYRKFDTFAQQCNYGLTLLNSEWVLSLDADYVLTDGFIEETRSFIATKNDKVAYLTKFEFLIFGKQLINNNTTPRPVLFKRNAGSYFDDGHAHRLKIDGAEGFYHSKILHDDQKSLSRWISNQDGYSIRECNKLLDSSNPDANSILNRIRCTKVLAPFFVFFYCLFVRGLFLSGWAGWYYTLQRTMVEILFALRLIEEENLKGK
- a CDS encoding WcaF family extracellular polysaccharide biosynthesis acetyltransferase, with the translated sequence MNNTLSRSSRVRLDEFNPAGFNRGASKFKEVTWYFCKMLFFLTAMPFPNGFKISILKWFGAKVGAGVIIKPRVNIHFPWKLEIGNHVWIGEEAFILNFEKVTIGDHACLSQRAFLCGGNHDFRDPAMPYRNGPITLCQGVWIGAGCFIAPNITIDIDSVITAGSVVTQNVQANSIYRGNPAVFIKPRWVN